A single genomic interval of Demequina sp. NBRC 110054 harbors:
- a CDS encoding TatD family hydrolase yields MARPGVWPPAPEALPAPVVDNHCHLESPAGDEPRTVEERLGEAASVGVDRVVQIGCELESARWTVDAVARHPQMLGGIALHPNEAPLHAKGEHATGVGYDEAFAEIASLATAERIRIISETGLDYHWTEEPDRPAQIRSFRDHIALAKELGLALGIHDRDAHGDVLDILARDGAPERTVMHCFSGDAAMARLCVDRGYHLSFAGNVTFKNAHELRAALAVTPIERVMVETDSPYLTPHPHRGAPNSPAQVTHTVREVARVKGLPLDEVCRALDVTTVTFYGAW; encoded by the coding sequence GTGGCTCGTCCCGGAGTCTGGCCGCCTGCGCCCGAGGCGCTGCCGGCCCCCGTCGTCGACAACCACTGCCACCTCGAGTCGCCCGCGGGCGATGAGCCCCGGACCGTCGAGGAGCGCCTGGGCGAGGCGGCCTCCGTCGGCGTCGACCGCGTGGTCCAGATCGGCTGCGAGCTCGAGTCCGCCCGATGGACCGTGGACGCGGTCGCGCGGCACCCGCAGATGCTGGGCGGGATCGCGCTGCACCCGAACGAGGCGCCGTTGCACGCCAAGGGCGAGCACGCCACGGGCGTGGGCTACGACGAGGCCTTCGCCGAGATCGCCTCGCTCGCGACCGCTGAGCGCATCCGCATCATCAGCGAGACCGGGCTGGACTATCACTGGACCGAGGAGCCCGACAGGCCCGCGCAGATCCGGTCGTTCCGCGACCACATCGCGCTCGCGAAGGAGCTGGGTCTCGCGCTCGGCATCCACGACCGCGACGCGCACGGGGACGTCCTCGACATCCTGGCCCGCGACGGCGCCCCCGAGCGCACCGTGATGCACTGCTTCTCGGGCGACGCCGCGATGGCCCGGCTGTGCGTCGACCGCGGCTATCACCTGAGCTTCGCGGGCAACGTGACGTTCAAGAACGCGCACGAGCTGCGCGCGGCACTCGCGGTCACGCCGATCGAGCGGGTCATGGTCGAGACCGACTCGCCCTACCTCACGCCGCATCCGCACCGCGGCGCGCCCAACTCCCCGGCGCAGGTCACGCACACCGTGCGCGAGGTGGCGCGAGTAAAGGGGCTGCCGCTCGACGAGGTGTGCCGCGCGCTCGATGTGACGACTGTCACCTTCTATGGTGCCTGGTAG
- a CDS encoding M15 family metallopeptidase, which yields MSHLADHARRWPRRGGPTVLALAAGVVVGALLASSTSTRAALADLRPDAEATAASSMAADDVEATTESIPAVTAPAEAVELDDADQVSDLEIVADGPSLTDEDLGDPTSYLVLVNKTRPLDPIDYAPEDLVHVDGVPGGSSERMRSEAAEALAAMRDGAVEAGLDFSITSGYRSYSEQVSLHATYSGRRGVTVAENFSARGGYSEHQTGWAADIYGSESCRVKRCFAQELVGAWVAENAWEYGWIVRYPEGEFETTGYWFEPWHVRYVGVELSTWMHEQGIATFEEAAGLPAAPDYVD from the coding sequence ATGAGCCACCTCGCTGATCACGCGCGTCGGTGGCCGCGGCGCGGTGGCCCCACGGTGCTCGCCCTCGCGGCGGGCGTCGTGGTCGGCGCGCTCCTCGCCTCATCGACGTCGACCAGGGCCGCGCTCGCGGACCTGAGGCCCGATGCCGAGGCGACTGCCGCATCGTCCATGGCCGCCGACGACGTGGAGGCGACGACCGAGTCGATCCCCGCCGTCACCGCCCCGGCCGAGGCGGTCGAGCTCGACGACGCCGACCAGGTGTCCGATCTCGAGATCGTCGCTGACGGTCCCTCGCTGACCGACGAGGATCTCGGAGACCCGACGTCGTACCTCGTGCTCGTCAACAAGACACGGCCTCTCGACCCGATCGACTATGCCCCCGAGGACCTCGTGCACGTCGACGGCGTCCCGGGCGGCTCCTCGGAGCGGATGCGCTCCGAGGCGGCAGAGGCGCTCGCGGCGATGCGCGACGGGGCCGTCGAGGCCGGCCTCGACTTCTCGATCACGTCCGGGTACCGCAGCTACTCCGAGCAGGTCTCGCTGCACGCGACCTACTCGGGCAGGCGCGGCGTGACCGTCGCGGAGAACTTCTCGGCGCGCGGCGGCTACTCGGAGCATCAGACCGGGTGGGCCGCCGACATCTACGGCTCCGAGAGCTGCCGGGTCAAGCGCTGCTTCGCGCAGGAGCTCGTCGGCGCGTGGGTCGCCGAGAACGCGTGGGAGTACGGCTGGATCGTCCGGTACCCCGAGGGGGAGTTCGAGACCACCGGCTACTGGTTCGAGCCGTGGCACGTGCGCTACGTGGGGGTCGAGCTGTCCACGTGGATGCATGAGCAGGGGATCGCGACGTTCGAGGAGGCGGCCGGGCTGCCCGCCGCCCCGGACTACGTCGACTGA
- the rsmA gene encoding 16S rRNA (adenine(1518)-N(6)/adenine(1519)-N(6))-dimethyltransferase RsmA, with protein sequence MELVPVQGLVLTSVADLLGPTDVRVLAESLGTSPTKKWGQNFVVDSGTVRRIVRVAGVQPGDHVVEVGPGLGSLTLALLEAGAWVTAVEIDPTLAAALPETVARRAPGDADRFSVINDDALKVDDLPGAGPEAGPPAALVANLPYNVSVPVILHFLETFPALKRVLVMVQAEVADRLAADPGSRTYGIPSAKANWYCDVRRAGDVGRAVFWPVPRVDSALVLMERREPPVTTVSRERVFAVVDAAFAQRRKALRGALSGIAGSSARSEEALRAAGIDPLTRGEQLRIEDFSRIAEQLAALD encoded by the coding sequence ATGGAACTCGTTCCTGTCCAAGGGCTGGTACTGACCTCGGTGGCCGATCTACTCGGTCCCACCGATGTGCGGGTGCTCGCGGAGTCCCTCGGCACGTCGCCCACCAAGAAGTGGGGACAGAACTTCGTCGTCGACTCGGGGACCGTGCGTCGCATCGTCCGCGTGGCCGGCGTCCAGCCGGGCGACCACGTCGTCGAGGTCGGACCAGGACTGGGCTCCCTGACCCTCGCGCTGCTCGAGGCGGGTGCGTGGGTCACCGCCGTGGAGATCGATCCCACGCTCGCCGCAGCGCTGCCCGAGACCGTCGCGCGCCGGGCCCCTGGCGATGCCGACCGCTTCTCCGTGATCAATGACGATGCGCTCAAGGTCGACGACCTTCCCGGCGCAGGACCCGAGGCCGGGCCCCCCGCGGCGCTCGTCGCGAACCTGCCGTACAACGTGTCGGTCCCCGTGATCCTGCACTTCCTCGAGACGTTCCCCGCGCTGAAGCGCGTGCTGGTGATGGTCCAGGCCGAGGTTGCCGACCGCCTCGCCGCCGACCCCGGCTCGCGCACGTACGGGATCCCGAGCGCCAAGGCCAACTGGTACTGCGACGTGCGCAGGGCTGGCGACGTGGGCCGCGCGGTGTTCTGGCCCGTGCCGCGCGTCGACTCGGCGCTCGTGCTGATGGAGCGCCGTGAGCCGCCCGTCACGACCGTGAGCCGCGAGCGGGTCTTCGCGGTGGTCGACGCCGCGTTCGCGCAGCGCCGCAAGGCCCTGCGCGGGGCGCTCTCCGGCATCGCGGGCTCGTCCGCCCGCTCCGAGGAGGCGCTGCGCGCCGCCGGGATCGATCCCCTCACGCGCGGCGAGCAGCTGCGGATCGAGGACTTCTCCCGCATCGCGGAGCAGCTCGCGGCGCTCGACTGA
- a CDS encoding G5 domain-containing protein, whose translation MMQQLGVSAALIAFSAGAFASTTVGAVQNVRAEDSEVSTSLDVVGAVEAGGADVEVVTETKEVSLPFETVEEDDDSIDKGTEEVTTEGEEGTKLVSYEVTYVDGEEVSREKTVSVIVAEPVDEVVSVGTYEEPTISVPNSVAAANPTGNRAIGKELAESTYGWTGDQWQCLEALWTRESGWNQNAHNSSSGAHGIPQALPGSKMAAYGSDWATNPATQIKWGLSYVKGRYGTPCNAWNSFLSKGWY comes from the coding sequence ATGATGCAGCAGCTCGGCGTCTCCGCCGCGCTCATCGCCTTCTCCGCTGGAGCGTTCGCCTCGACCACCGTCGGCGCCGTGCAGAACGTGCGCGCCGAGGACAGCGAGGTGTCGACCTCGCTCGACGTCGTGGGCGCCGTCGAGGCAGGCGGCGCGGACGTCGAGGTCGTGACCGAGACGAAGGAGGTGTCGCTCCCCTTCGAGACCGTCGAGGAGGACGACGACTCGATTGACAAGGGCACCGAAGAGGTCACCACCGAGGGCGAGGAGGGCACCAAGCTCGTCAGCTACGAGGTGACCTACGTGGACGGCGAGGAGGTCTCCCGCGAGAAGACCGTCTCCGTGATCGTCGCCGAGCCCGTCGACGAGGTCGTCTCGGTCGGCACCTACGAGGAGCCCACCATCTCCGTGCCGAACTCGGTCGCCGCGGCGAACCCGACCGGGAACCGCGCGATCGGCAAGGAGCTCGCGGAGTCGACCTACGGCTGGACCGGCGACCAGTGGCAGTGCCTCGAGGCCCTCTGGACCCGTGAGTCCGGCTGGAACCAGAACGCCCACAACAGCTCGTCAGGCGCGCACGGCATCCCGCAGGCGCTGCCCGGCTCCAAGATGGCCGCGTACGGCTCCGACTGGGCGACCAATCCCGCCACGCAGATCAAGTGGGGCCTGTCTTACGTGAAGGGCCGCTACGGCACCCCCTGCAACGCATGGAACTCGTTCCTGTCCAAGGGCTGGTACTGA
- a CDS encoding 4-(cytidine 5'-diphospho)-2-C-methyl-D-erythritol kinase: MPRTVTVRAPGKVNLQLSVGPRREDGYHPLVTVFQAVSLFETVAATARDDEEFTLSVSTGPSLMLDPVVVPLDETNLALRAARAVAERYGITDGIDLEIVKGVPVAGGMAGGSADAAAAVVACAEAWDVGASRKELERICATLGADVPFCLHGHTAVGLGRGDELSPAMTHGEFHWVLATQRIGLSTPGVFAEFDRAVAAGERTVANPAIDDRVMAALMAGDAKRLGEALTNDLQESALRLAPHLDRVLAAAMEAEALGAVVSGSGPTVAALARSRQHALAIAAHLTASDVADHVLTASGPVAGATVLLEQ; this comes from the coding sequence ATGCCGCGCACCGTGACCGTCCGAGCCCCGGGCAAGGTCAACCTCCAGCTCTCGGTCGGTCCCCGTCGCGAGGACGGCTACCACCCGCTCGTGACCGTCTTCCAGGCCGTGTCGCTGTTCGAGACGGTCGCCGCGACCGCGCGTGACGACGAGGAGTTCACGCTCTCCGTGTCGACGGGGCCCTCGCTCATGCTGGATCCCGTCGTCGTGCCGCTCGACGAGACGAACCTCGCCCTCAGGGCGGCGCGCGCCGTCGCGGAGCGCTATGGCATCACCGACGGCATCGACCTCGAGATCGTCAAGGGCGTGCCCGTGGCCGGCGGGATGGCCGGCGGCAGCGCCGACGCGGCGGCCGCGGTGGTCGCCTGTGCGGAGGCGTGGGACGTGGGCGCCTCGCGCAAGGAGCTCGAGCGCATCTGCGCGACGCTCGGCGCCGACGTGCCCTTCTGCCTTCACGGTCACACGGCCGTCGGCCTCGGCCGAGGCGATGAGCTCTCACCCGCGATGACCCACGGCGAGTTCCATTGGGTCCTCGCGACCCAGCGCATCGGCCTGTCCACGCCCGGCGTGTTCGCGGAGTTCGACCGCGCCGTCGCGGCGGGGGAGCGGACGGTCGCGAACCCCGCGATCGACGACCGCGTGATGGCGGCGCTCATGGCGGGCGACGCGAAGCGTCTCGGCGAGGCGCTCACGAACGATCTCCAGGAGTCGGCGCTCAGGCTCGCGCCGCACCTCGACAGGGTCCTCGCCGCGGCGATGGAGGCCGAGGCGCTCGGCGCTGTCGTCTCCGGCTCGGGGCCCACTGTGGCCGCGCTCGCGCGGTCGCGGCAGCATGCGCTCGCCATCGCGGCCCACCTCACCGCGTCGGACGTCGCCGACCACGTGCTCACCGCGAGCGGGCCCGTGGCCGGCGCGACCGTGCTGCTGGAGCAGTAG
- a CDS encoding sigma-70 family RNA polymerase sigma factor, translated as MPSRWEPMLHEVAGARRGRLLAFAEMLAGAHAAEDLVQDAVIATFSKRRGFDTAAQAESYVRRAIASRYVDSVRKSSAERARMERTAPPEAVPDPTEKVGGDAAIDAAMAALAPRERACVALRFLEDLSVRDTAHALGLSEGAVKRYVSDGLKRLNAALGTHEDPDSIETTRVVTMEGGNR; from the coding sequence ATGCCATCACGCTGGGAGCCGATGCTCCACGAGGTCGCGGGCGCGCGCCGCGGACGCCTGCTGGCGTTCGCCGAGATGCTCGCAGGCGCGCATGCGGCCGAGGACCTGGTCCAGGACGCCGTCATCGCGACCTTCTCCAAGCGCCGCGGATTCGACACCGCCGCCCAGGCCGAGAGCTACGTGCGCCGCGCGATCGCGTCCCGCTACGTCGACTCCGTGCGCAAGAGCAGCGCCGAACGCGCCCGCATGGAACGCACCGCCCCACCCGAGGCCGTCCCCGACCCCACCGAGAAGGTCGGCGGCGACGCCGCCATCGACGCCGCCATGGCCGCCCTGGCACCACGGGAGCGCGCATGCGTCGCCCTGAGATTCCTCGAGGACCTGTCCGTGCGCGACACCGCCCACGCCCTGGGCCTGTCCGAGGGCGCGGTCAAGCGCTACGTCTCCGACGGCCTCAAGCGCCTCAACGCCGCGCTGGGCACCCACGAGGACCCCGACAGCATCGAGACCACCCGCGTCGTCACCATGGAAGGGGGCAACCGATGA
- a CDS encoding TetR/AcrR family transcriptional regulator → MTARERREQLLTVSRALFAEKGFEGTSVEEIASRADVSKPVVYEHFGGKEGIYAVIVDREVEALLGALTGALAQVAHPRQLVERAAMALLGYIEDSPDGFRILARDSPVAQTSGTFSSLLGDVSAQVEGLLADQFRKRGLNPSVAPIYSQMLVGMVALTGQHWAEVREPSKEVVASHLVNLAWNGLHDLERRPGLPSDH, encoded by the coding sequence ATGACCGCCCGCGAGCGCCGCGAACAGCTGCTGACGGTCAGTCGCGCGCTCTTCGCGGAGAAGGGTTTCGAGGGCACCTCCGTCGAGGAGATCGCCTCCCGCGCGGACGTGTCCAAGCCCGTCGTCTACGAGCACTTCGGCGGCAAGGAGGGCATCTACGCGGTGATCGTCGACCGCGAGGTCGAGGCCCTGCTCGGCGCGCTCACCGGCGCGCTCGCCCAGGTCGCCCACCCGCGCCAGCTCGTCGAGCGCGCCGCGATGGCGCTGCTGGGCTACATCGAGGACTCCCCCGACGGTTTCCGCATCCTCGCGCGCGACTCGCCCGTCGCGCAGACGTCGGGCACCTTCTCCTCGCTGCTCGGCGACGTGTCGGCGCAGGTCGAGGGCCTGCTCGCAGACCAGTTCCGCAAGCGCGGGCTCAACCCGTCGGTCGCGCCGATCTACTCGCAGATGCTCGTCGGCATGGTCGCCCTCACGGGCCAGCACTGGGCCGAGGTGCGCGAGCCTTCCAAGGAGGTCGTCGCGAGCCACCTCGTGAACCTCGCGTGGAACGGCCTGCACGACCTCGAGCGGCGCCCGGGCCTGCCCAGCGACCACTGA
- the metG gene encoding methionine--tRNA ligase: MSHILSAVAWPYANGPRHIGHVAGFGVPSDVFSRYMRMAGEDVLMVSGTDEHGTPILVQAEGEGVDPQVLADRYNRVIVEDLTQLGLSYDLFTRTTTGNHYKVVQEMFKAVHRNGYMIEQTTRGAISPSTGRTLPDRYIEGTCPICGTDGARGDQCDACGNQLDAIDLINPVSRINGETPKFIETEHFFLDLPALTDALATWLGSRQGWRPNVLNFSLNLLDDVRPRAMSRDIDWGIPIPLEGWENNPTKRLYVWFDAVIGYLSASIEWARRSGDPDAWRKWWNDPDALSYYFMGKDNITFHSQIWPAELLAANGRGAKGGELGPFGELQLPTEVVSSEFLTMESAKFSSSRGHVIYVRDMLARYQPDALRYFIAMAGPETADADFTWSEFKRRTNTELVAGWGNLVNRTASLLHKNVGEIPALTDLQDVDRAALDKSAKAFDEVGGLVRHHRQRAAISEAMRVVGDANAYLAETAPWKLKNEDPERMKTVLGVASQLVNDANTMLAPFLPHSAQQVHEALGGTGTLAPMPQMNEVDDLDLPDRSYPVIQGDYTGMHDTWGRRDVVAGTAVPAPSPIFTKLDDEIVEAELERMKGDD; this comes from the coding sequence ATGTCGCACATCCTCTCCGCCGTCGCCTGGCCGTACGCCAACGGACCGCGTCACATCGGCCACGTCGCCGGGTTCGGCGTCCCCTCCGACGTCTTCAGCCGCTACATGCGCATGGCCGGGGAGGACGTGCTCATGGTGTCCGGCACCGACGAGCACGGCACCCCGATCCTCGTGCAGGCCGAGGGCGAGGGTGTGGACCCGCAGGTGCTCGCCGACCGCTACAACCGCGTGATCGTCGAGGACCTCACCCAGCTGGGCCTCAGCTACGACCTGTTCACCCGCACCACCACGGGGAACCACTACAAGGTCGTGCAGGAGATGTTCAAGGCCGTGCACCGCAACGGCTACATGATCGAGCAGACGACGCGCGGCGCGATCTCGCCGTCGACAGGGCGCACGCTGCCCGACCGCTACATCGAGGGCACGTGCCCCATCTGCGGCACCGACGGCGCTCGCGGCGACCAGTGCGATGCGTGCGGCAACCAGCTCGACGCGATCGACCTCATCAACCCGGTCAGCCGCATCAACGGCGAGACCCCCAAGTTCATCGAGACCGAGCACTTCTTCCTGGACCTGCCGGCGCTCACGGACGCGCTCGCGACGTGGCTCGGCTCGCGCCAGGGCTGGCGTCCGAACGTCCTCAACTTCTCGCTCAACCTGCTCGACGACGTGCGCCCGCGCGCGATGTCGCGCGACATCGACTGGGGCATCCCGATCCCGCTCGAGGGGTGGGAGAACAACCCCACCAAGCGTCTGTATGTGTGGTTCGACGCCGTCATCGGCTACCTGTCGGCCTCGATCGAATGGGCGCGCCGCAGCGGCGACCCCGACGCGTGGCGCAAGTGGTGGAACGACCCCGACGCCCTGTCCTACTACTTCATGGGCAAGGACAACATCACGTTCCACTCGCAGATCTGGCCCGCCGAGCTCCTCGCGGCCAACGGGCGCGGCGCCAAGGGCGGCGAGCTCGGCCCGTTCGGCGAGCTGCAGCTGCCGACCGAGGTGGTCTCGAGCGAGTTCCTCACCATGGAGTCCGCGAAGTTCTCGTCCTCGCGCGGCCACGTCATCTACGTGCGCGACATGCTCGCCCGCTACCAGCCCGACGCGCTGCGCTACTTCATCGCGATGGCCGGCCCCGAGACGGCCGATGCCGACTTCACGTGGTCCGAGTTCAAGCGCCGCACGAACACCGAGCTCGTCGCGGGCTGGGGCAACCTGGTCAACCGCACCGCCTCGCTGCTGCACAAGAACGTGGGCGAGATCCCCGCGCTGACCGACCTGCAGGACGTGGACCGCGCGGCGCTCGACAAGTCCGCGAAGGCCTTCGACGAGGTCGGCGGCCTGGTGCGTCACCACCGCCAGCGCGCCGCGATCTCCGAGGCCATGCGCGTGGTCGGCGACGCGAACGCGTACCTCGCCGAGACCGCGCCGTGGAAGCTCAAGAATGAGGACCCCGAGCGCATGAAGACCGTGCTGGGCGTCGCCTCGCAGCTGGTCAACGACGCGAACACCATGCTCGCGCCGTTCCTCCCGCACTCCGCGCAGCAGGTCCACGAGGCCCTCGGCGGCACCGGCACGCTCGCGCCCATGCCGCAGATGAACGAGGTCGACGACCTGGACCTGCCGGACCGCTCGTACCCCGTCATCCAGGGCGACTACACCGGCATGCACGACACGTGGGGCCGTCGCGACGTCGTCGCGGGCACCGCCGTCCCCGCGCCTTCGCCGATCTTCACCAAGCTGGACGACGAGATCGTCGAGGCGGAGCTCGAGCGGATGAAGGGCGACGACTAG
- the glmU gene encoding bifunctional UDP-N-acetylglucosamine diphosphorylase/glucosamine-1-phosphate N-acetyltransferase GlmU: MAHTRPAAVMILAAGAGTRMKSATPKVLHSISGRTLLSHAIVAAHELEPQRTVVVVRHEREAVASHVAEVSPDALVADQDDVPGTGRAVWCGMSALDATAVAAAVAGGDADRAHLDARVEGAIVVTSGDVPLVTGDLLGTLVDAHADAGNAVTLLTAKVPDPTGYGRIVRDAGGDVTAIVEHRDATDAQRAIDEVNAGIYVFDSTVLRDALSRLGRDNSQGEMYLTDVIALAREAGGRVGALIAPDAQDVEGVNDRVQLAKAGAALNRRIVEGWMRAGVTVTDPATTWIDADVTLGVDATILPGVQLHGDTIIGAGATVGPDSTLTSVTVGEGATVTRVHGVDAVIGDRATIGPFTYLRPGTVVGVKGKVGGFVETKNARIGDGAKVPHLSYVGDAEIGEGTNVGAGTIFVNYDGVNKHRTVVGAQVRIGSDNTLIAPVTLGDGAYTGAGTTVRHDVPSGALAINSSPQQNVEGWVERRRPGTPSAEVAERVRRAAGSHEGLSSGSQGQTHEGES; encoded by the coding sequence GTGGCCCACACCCGACCCGCAGCCGTGATGATCCTCGCGGCAGGCGCAGGTACGCGAATGAAGTCGGCCACCCCCAAGGTGCTTCACAGCATCTCGGGTCGCACCCTGCTCTCGCACGCGATCGTCGCGGCGCACGAGCTCGAGCCGCAGCGCACCGTTGTGGTGGTCCGTCACGAGCGTGAGGCCGTCGCCTCCCACGTCGCCGAGGTCTCGCCCGACGCGCTCGTCGCCGATCAGGACGACGTCCCCGGCACGGGCCGCGCGGTGTGGTGCGGCATGTCCGCGCTCGACGCGACCGCGGTGGCCGCCGCCGTCGCGGGCGGCGACGCCGACCGCGCGCACCTGGACGCGCGGGTCGAGGGCGCGATCGTCGTCACCTCGGGGGACGTCCCGCTCGTCACCGGCGACCTCCTCGGCACCCTGGTGGACGCGCACGCGGACGCCGGCAACGCCGTCACCCTGCTCACCGCGAAGGTGCCCGACCCGACCGGCTACGGCCGCATCGTCCGGGATGCCGGAGGCGACGTGACCGCGATCGTCGAGCACCGCGACGCGACCGACGCCCAGCGCGCGATCGATGAGGTCAACGCCGGCATCTACGTCTTCGACTCGACGGTGCTGCGCGACGCCCTGTCGCGGCTCGGTCGCGACAACTCGCAGGGCGAGATGTACCTCACGGACGTCATCGCGCTCGCGCGCGAGGCCGGCGGCCGCGTGGGCGCCCTGATCGCGCCCGACGCCCAGGACGTCGAGGGCGTCAACGACCGCGTGCAGCTCGCCAAGGCGGGCGCGGCCCTCAACCGCCGCATCGTCGAGGGCTGGATGCGCGCAGGCGTCACGGTGACAGATCCCGCGACCACGTGGATCGACGCGGACGTGACGCTCGGCGTCGACGCGACGATCCTGCCCGGAGTGCAGCTCCACGGCGACACGATCATCGGCGCGGGAGCGACCGTGGGCCCGGACTCGACCCTCACCTCCGTCACGGTGGGCGAGGGCGCGACCGTGACCCGCGTGCACGGCGTGGACGCCGTCATCGGCGACCGCGCGACCATCGGACCGTTCACCTACCTGCGTCCCGGCACCGTCGTCGGGGTCAAGGGCAAGGTCGGCGGCTTCGTCGAGACCAAGAACGCGCGCATCGGCGACGGCGCGAAGGTGCCGCACCTCAGCTACGTCGGCGACGCGGAGATCGGAGAGGGCACCAACGTCGGTGCCGGCACGATCTTCGTCAACTACGACGGCGTGAACAAGCATCGGACCGTGGTCGGCGCCCAGGTGCGCATCGGTTCCGACAACACCTTGATCGCCCCCGTGACCCTCGGGGACGGCGCCTACACGGGAGCGGGCACCACCGTGCGCCACGACGTCCCGTCGGGGGCGCTCGCGATCAACTCGTCCCCTCAGCAGAATGTGGAAGGGTGGGTCGAGCGTCGTCGCCCCGGCACTCCTTCCGCCGAGGTGGCGGAGCGGGTTCGGCGAGCGGCCGGTTCCCATGAAGGACTATCGTCGGGCTCACAAGGCCAGACGCACGAAGGAGAGTCATGA
- the mscL gene encoding large conductance mechanosensitive channel protein MscL → MIKGFKDFIMRGNVIDLAVAVVIGAAFSAVVTSLVDNIINPLIAAVFGKPDLSAVWLWTLNNGGTPDDVSDDAILAIGAFITAIINFLIIAAALYFAIVMPLNKLAEMRKKDEPAPDEPVSPTEIELLTEIRDALAKKD, encoded by the coding sequence GTGATCAAGGGCTTCAAGGACTTCATCATGCGGGGCAACGTGATCGACCTCGCGGTCGCGGTCGTCATCGGCGCCGCGTTCAGCGCCGTCGTCACGTCGCTCGTCGACAACATCATCAACCCGCTGATCGCCGCGGTGTTCGGCAAGCCGGACCTCTCCGCGGTGTGGCTGTGGACGCTCAACAACGGCGGCACTCCCGACGATGTCTCGGACGACGCGATCCTCGCGATCGGTGCATTCATCACGGCGATCATCAACTTCCTCATCATCGCCGCCGCCCTGTACTTCGCCATCGTGATGCCGCTCAACAAGCTGGCCGAGATGCGCAAGAAGGACGAGCCCGCGCCCGACGAGCCGGTCTCGCCGACCGAGATCGAGCTGCTCACCGAGATCCGGGACGCGCTCGCCAAGAAGGACTGA
- a CDS encoding ribose-phosphate diphosphokinase, which produces MSSIISNPSERRMVLAGGRAHPELAEAVAEDMGIELLPTTAYTFANGELYVRFGESVRGADAFVLQSHAAPINEAIMEQLIMVDAMKRASAKRVTVIMPCYGYARQDKKHKGREPISARLMADLFKTAGADRIMSVDLHTSQIQGFFDGPVDHLWAMPLLAQYVRSRVAPDNITIVSPDAGRVRLADQWSDHLGAPLAIIHKRRDPSVPNQVKVHELVGEVEGRTCVLVDDMIDTGGTIVQAANALFENGAASVIVASTHGLLSGPAVERLRDSGISEVVVTDTLPIPEDRRWDGLTVLSIAPLIGRAIHEVFEDGSVTSLFNGNV; this is translated from the coding sequence ATGAGCTCGATCATCTCGAACCCGTCTGAGCGCCGCATGGTCCTCGCGGGTGGGCGAGCCCACCCCGAGCTGGCCGAGGCCGTCGCCGAGGACATGGGTATCGAGCTGCTGCCGACCACCGCGTACACCTTCGCGAACGGCGAGCTCTACGTGCGCTTCGGCGAGTCCGTGCGCGGCGCCGACGCGTTCGTGCTGCAGTCGCACGCTGCGCCGATCAACGAGGCGATCATGGAGCAGCTGATCATGGTCGACGCGATGAAGCGCGCGTCCGCGAAGCGCGTCACGGTGATCATGCCCTGCTACGGCTACGCGCGTCAGGACAAGAAGCACAAGGGCCGCGAGCCGATCTCGGCGCGCCTCATGGCGGACCTGTTCAAGACCGCCGGCGCCGACCGCATCATGTCGGTCGACCTGCACACCTCGCAGATCCAGGGCTTCTTCGACGGCCCGGTCGACCACCTGTGGGCGATGCCGCTGCTCGCGCAGTACGTCCGCTCGCGTGTCGCGCCCGACAACATCACCATCGTCTCGCCCGACGCGGGCCGCGTGCGCCTCGCCGACCAGTGGTCCGACCACCTCGGCGCGCCCCTCGCGATCATCCACAAGCGTCGCGACCCCTCGGTCCCGAACCAGGTCAAGGTCCACGAGCTCGTCGGTGAGGTCGAGGGCCGCACCTGTGTCCTGGTCGACGACATGATCGACACCGGCGGCACGATCGTCCAGGCCGCGAACGCGCTGTTCGAGAACGGCGCCGCGAGCGTCATCGTCGCCTCGACCCACGGACTGCTGTCCGGCCCCGCGGTCGAGCGCCTGCGCGACTCGGGCATCTCCGAGGTCGTCGTCACCGACACCCTGCCCATCCCCGAGGACCGCCGCTGGGACGGGCTGACCGTCCTGTCGATCGCCCCGCTCATCGGCCGCGCGATCCACGAGGTGTTCGAGGACGGCTCGGTCACGAGCCTGTTCAACGGCAACGTCTGA